The window GCTTCGTGTTGGGTTCGCTGAACCCAACGTCGCACATCAGGGTGGACTCGCCGGCGCTCGAAGTGATGACCGACCTGGCACGCATTCCACCCGCCACTGTCGAACCCCAGGACAGCTTCGACCAGGCCAACCAGGCCATGATCCTGCGCGGCGTGCGTCTGCTGTTGGTGACCGAGGACGGCGGACGGGTCGCGGGTGTCGTTACGGCGAGGGATCTGCTGAGCGAGAAGCCGGTGCGCGTGGCGAATGCTCGCGGCGTCCGGCGCCACGAACTGGAGGTGCGCGACGTGATGACACCCCTTGACCAGATGGAGGCGATGGACATGGCCGACGTGGCTGCCGCCAGGGTCGGGCATGTCATCGCCACTCTTGAGCAATGCGGCCGGCAGCACGCCATCGTTTTCGAGAAGAGTGCCACCGACGGTCGCCAGACGTTGCGCGGCATCTTCTCGGCCTCGCAGATCGCACGGCAACTAGGCGTGGATCTGACCACCCACGAGGTCGCGCGCACCTTCGCCGAAATCGAGGCGGCGTTTGCGGGCGTGTGATACGTAAATTCGTAAGCGCCATGTAAGGCATTTCATGATAGACTCAGATAAACAAAGGATAAGCAGAATTGATTTGCCGCAAGGCATTCCCCCTCTGATTCGCTGGATACTGGCGCGCCAGGCAGGCTTGGCGGGGGTTGTTGCGGTCGTAGCATGGGGCTTGGCCGGGGGCAATGCAGCGGCTTCCGCGCTGGCGGGCGGGGCGTGCGGGGTTCTGCCCAATCTCGCGTATGCCTGGCGTGCCATCCGCAATGTAGGGCTCGCGGGAGAGGGGGCTCCGGCAAACGCCCTCAGGGCGCAGATGGCAGGAGAGGCATACAAATTTATGGCAACGTTCGCGCTGTTTGCGCTGATATTCGTCTTTTACAAGAAAGTGGCGGCGCTGCCGCTGTTTTTGGGTTATACGTCAACCTTCGCCATTTACTGGGTGGCGCTGGTCAAACAACGATAGTTTCGGGGAAGACATGAGTTCCGCTGAAGGCGTCCTGACCACCACGGGCTACATCGCCCACCACCTGACCAATCTCAGGGTCGGCTCCGGCTTCTGGACTTTCCACCTCGACACCCTGATCGTTTCCGGCCTGCTGGGCCTGGCTGTCTTCGGCGGCATGGCCCTGGTCGCGCGCCGCGCCACGAGCGGCGTCCCGGCCGGCTGGCAGAACCTCGTCGAAATGGCAGTTTCGCTCGTCGACAAACAGGTCAAGGACACCTACCACGGCAAGAGCGAACTGGTCACGCCGCTGGCCATCACCATCTTCGTCTGGGTGTTCGTCATGAACGCCATGGACCTGATCCCCGTCGATTTCCTGCCGATCGCGGCGGGGGCGGCGGGCGTCCATTATCTGAAGGTCGTGCCGACCACCGATCCGAACCTGACCTTCGCCATGTCGCTGTCCGTGTTCTTCATCATGATCTGGATGAACTTCTCGGTGAAGGGCTTCGGCGGCTTCATGCACGAGGTGTTTTCAGTGCCTTTCGGACTCAAGCTGGCGCCGGTCAACTTCCTGTTCCGCGTCATCGAGGATATCGCCAAGCCGATTTCGCTGGCGCTGCGGCTGTTCGGCAACATGTACGCCGGCGAAATGGTGTTCATCCTGATCGCGCTGCTGGGCATCTGGCAGCTGCCGCTGGCGCTGCCCTGGGCCCTGTTCCACATCCTGATCATCACCCTGCAGGCCTTCGTGTTCATGATGCTGACCATCGTCTACATGTCGATGGCCAGCGAATCCCACTGACTTTGACTTTTCCACCAGGAGACTCTTTATGGAACTCGCCACCGTCCTCTCCAACACCGCCATCGCCGTCGCCATCCTGATCGGTTGCGGCGCGCTCGGCACCGCCATCGGCTTCGGCATCCTCGGCGGCCGTTTCCTGGAAGGCGCCGCGCGCCAGCCGGAGATGATCCCCACCCTGCAGGTGAAGATGTTCATCGTCGCCGGCCTGCTCGACGCCGTGACCATGATCGGCGTCGGCATCGCCCTGTTCATGCTCTTCGCCAACCCGTTCATCGCACTCGTCAGCCACTAAGCCATTCCCAGGAGGTTAGCGTGAGCATCAACGCCACACTGATCGGCCAGGCGATCTGGTTCGCGATCTTCATCTGGATCACGATGAAGTTCGTCTGGCCGCCGCTGCAGAAAGCGATGGCCGACCGGCAGCAGCAGATCGCCGACGGGCTCGCCGCCGCCGAGCGCGGCCGGCACGACCTGGAACTGGCCACCCGCCGTTCCGCCGAGGCCCTGCGCGAAGCCAAGGAAAAGTCCGCCGACGTCATCGCCCAGGCCGAGCGCCGCGGCCAGCAGATCATCGAGGAAGCCAAGATCGCCGCCCGCGGCGAGGCCGACAAGGTGGTGGCGGCTGCCTCCGCCGAAATCGAGATGGAAGTCCAGCACGCACGGCAGGCCCTGCGCGAGCGCGTGGCCGAGCTGGCCGTGGCCGGGGCCGAAAAGATCCTGCGCCGCGAGGTCGATGCCGCGGCGCATGCCGGCATGCTGGCTGCCTTGAAGACTGAACTCTGATGGCCGAGATTGCCACCATCGCCCGGCCCTACGCCGAAGCGGCCTTCCGTCTGGCACGGGAACGGGGACGGCTGTCCGAATGGTCGGAAATCTTGAATTGCATGGCGAAGGTGGCTGACGCGGCGCGTGCGCTGATCGGCCACCCCAATGTTGCGGCCCGCGAGATCGAGAGCCTTTTCGGTTCTGTCTGCGGTAGCACGGATGACGAAGCAGGCAACTTATTGCGCCTGCTGATCGAGAACGGCCGGCTGTCCTGCCTGCCGGAGATTGCCGAACAGTTCGAGGCGCTGAAACGCCAGGATTCCGGCATCCAGGAAGCCGCCATCTATTCGGCCTTTCCCATGGATGACGCCCAGGCGCAATCCATCAAGGCGCTGCTCGAAGATCGTTTCCGGACGCCCCTCAGGATGTCGGTGACGGTGGCGCCGGAACTGATCGGCGGCATCAAGGCGGTGGTTGGCGATCAGGTGCTGGACACATCGGTGCGCGGCAAGCTCGACGCCATGGCCGCGGCGCTCAACAGTTAGGAGAATTTTCGTGCAACTGAATCCCTCAGAGATCAGCGAACTCATCAAGAGCAAGATCCAGAACCTGCAGGGGGCCGCCGAGGTGCGCACCCAGGGCACCGTGGTGTCGGTGACCGACGGCATCTGCCGGGTGCACGGCCTGGCCGACGTCATGCAGGGCGAGATGCTGGAGTTCCCCGGCAACACCTTCGGCATGGCGCTGAACCTCGAGCGCGACTCCGTCGGCGCCGTGGTGCTCGGCGACTACGAGCACATCACCGAGGGCGATACGGTCAAGACCACCGGGCGCATCCTCGAAGTGCCGGTCGGCCCCGAGCTGATCGGCCGCGTGGTCAACGCCCTGGGCCAGCCCATCGACGGCAAGGGGCCGATCAACGCCAAGGCGACCGACAAAATCGAAAAGGTGGCGCCCGGCGTCATCTGGCGGAAATCCGTGTCCCAGCCGGTGCAGACCGGCCTCAAGTCCATCGATTCCATGGTGCCCATCGGCCGCGGCCAGCGCGAGCTCATCATCGGCGACCGTCAGACCGGCAAGACGGCGGTGGCCATCGACACCATCATCAACCAGAAGGGCAAGGACCTCATCTGCATCTACGTCGCGATCGGCCAGAAGGCTTCGTCGATCATGAACGTCGTCCGCAAGCTCGAGGAATTCGGCGCGATGGAAAACACCATCGTCGTCGCCGCCTCCGCCTCCGAGTCCGCGGCGATGCAGTTCATCGCCCCCTACTCCGGCTGCACGATGGGCGAGTACTTTCGCGACCGCGGCCAGGACGCACTCATCATCTACGACGACCTGACCAAGCAGGCCTGGGCCTACCGCCAGATTTCCCTGCTGCTGCGCCGCCCGCCGGGCCGCGAGGCCTATCCGGGCGACGTGTTCTACCTGCACTCCCGCCTGCTGGAGCGTGCCGCGCGCGTCTCGCAGGAGTGGGTCGAGAAATACACCAACGGCGCCGTCAGGGGCAAGACGGGCTCGCTGACCGCGCTGCCGGTCATCGAAACGCAGGCCGGCGACGTCTCCGCATTCGTGCCGACCAACGTGATCTCCATCACCGACGGCCAGATCTTCCTGGAGACCGACCTGTTCAACGCCGGCATCCGACCCGCCATCAATGCCGGCATCTCGGTGTCGCGGGTCGGCGGCGCCGCCCAGACCAAGGTCATCAAGAAGCTCGGCGGCGGCGTGCGCCTGGCGCTGGCCCAGTACCGCGAGCTCGCGGCCTTCGCACAGTTCGCGTCCGATCTGGACGAGGCTACGAGGAAACAGCTCGAGCGCGGCCGCCGCGTCACCGAGTTGATGAAGCAGCTCCAGTACTCGCCGCTGTCGGTGGCCGAAATGGCCGTTTCGCTGTTCGCCATCAACCAGGGCTACCTCGACGACGTCGAAGTCGGCAGGCTGCTGGCCTTCGAGGCCGAGCTGCACAGGACCATGAAGGCCAAGTACGGCGTTCTCATGGACAAGATCGAGTCCAGCAAGGAACTCGACAAGGACGGCGAAGCGCAGCTCGCGGCCGCCGTAGCCGAATTCAAAGCGGATTGGACATAGCGCCATGGCCGGCGGCAAGGAGATCCGGACCAAGATCAAGTCGGTCCAGAACACACGGAAGATCACCAAGGCCATGGAGATGGTGGCAGCAAGCAAGATGCGCAAGGCGCAGGAGCGGATGCGGGCCGCGCGCCCCTATTCGGAGAAGATCCGCCGCCTGGCGGCCAACCTTTCTGCGGCCAACCTTTCCGACTACCGCCATCCCTTCCTGGGCAAGCGAACGCCAGGGGCGGAGGCGACCGGCGGCGCGGGCCTGATCCTGGTGACCGCCGACAAGGGCCTGTGCGGCGGCCTCAACACCAACGTCCTGCGCATGGTGCTCGGCGAAATGCGCAAGTGGGAGGCGGCGGGCGCTTCGGACATCCGCGTCACCTGCATCGGCGGCAAGGGCCTGGGCTTCATGCAGCGCATGGGCGCCAGCGTGGTTTCCAACGCGACCCACCTGGGCGACACGCCCCATCTGGAAAAGCTGATCGGCCCGGTCAAGCTGATGGTCGATGCATTCCAGAGCGGCGAGCTGGGCGTGGTCTACATCGCCTACACGCGATTCATCAACACCATGAAGCAGGAGCCGGTGGTCGAGCAGCTGCTGCCCCTGACTGGCGAGCGCCTGGGCACGCCCGAGGGCAGCTGGGACTACCTCTACGAGCCCGAGGCGCGCGTGGTGATCGACGAGCTGCTGGTGCGCTACGTGGAGGCGCTGATCTACCAGGCGGTGGCCGAGAACATGGCCTCCGAGCAGTCGGCGCGCATGGTGGCGATGAAGTCGGCCACCGACAACGCCGGCACCGTCATCAAGGAATTGCAGCTGATCTACAACAAGGCGCGCCAGGCGGCCATCACCAAAGAGATTTCGGAAATCGTCGGCGGCGCGGCCGCCATTGCGGGGTAATCATCATGAGTCAAGGAAACATCGTTCAGTGCATTGGCGCGGTGGTGGACATCCAGTTCCCCCGCGAGGCGATGCCCAAGGTTTTCGACGCCCTCGTCCTCGACGACGCCGACATGGGCAACGCCGAGGCGGACCTCACCTTCGAGGTGCAGCAGCAGCTCGGCGACGGCATCGTCCGCACCATCGCCATGGGATCAAGCGACGGCCTGCGCCGCGGCATGAAAGTCAGGGGCACCGGGACGGCGATCTCGGTTCCGGTCGGCCATGCGACGCTGGGACGCATCATGGACGTGCTCGGCCGCCCCATCGACGAGGCCGGCCCCATCGGCACGGACGCGCGCCGCGCCATCCACCAGAAGGCGCCGAAGTTCGAGGAACTTTCGCCGGCTACCGAGCTGCTCGAAACCGGCATCAAGGTCATCGACCTGATCTGCCCGTTCGCCAAGGGCGGCAAGATCGGCCTGTTCGGCGGCGCCGGCGTCGGCAAGACTGTAAACATGATGGAGCTCATCAACAACATCGCCAAGCAGCACGCCGGTCTCTCGGTGTTCGCGGGCGTGGGCGAGCGCACCCGCGAGGGTAACGACTTCTATCACGAGATGAAGGAGTCGAACGTGCTCGACAAGGTCGGCATGGTCTTCGGCCAGATGAACGAGCCGCCCGGCAACCGCCTGCGCGTGGCGCTCACGGGCCTCACCATGGCCGAGGCCTTCCGCGACGAGGGCCGCGACATCCTGTTCTTCGTCGACAACATCTACCGCTACACGCTGGCCGGCACCGAGGTGTCGGCGCTCTTGGGCCGCATGCCTTCCGCCGTCGGCTACCAGCCGACGCTGGCCGACGAGATGGGCCGACTCCAGGAGCGCATCACCTCCACCAAGGTCGGCTCGATCACCTCGATCCAGGCCGTGTATGTGCCGGCCGACGACCTGACCGACCCGTCCCCGGCCACCACCTTCGGGCACTTGGACGCCACCGTCGTGCTGTCCCGCGACATCGCCTCGCTGGGCATCTACCCGGCCGTCGACCCGCTCGACTCCACGTCGCGCCAGGTCGACCCGAACGTCATCGGCGAGGAGCACTACTCCACCACCC is drawn from Candidatus Nitricoxidivorans perseverans and contains these coding sequences:
- a CDS encoding CBS domain-containing protein; protein product: MISDRYKPLPQTPVCKNGCFVLGSLNPTSHIRVDSPALEVMTDLARIPPATVEPQDSFDQANQAMILRGVRLLLVTEDGGRVAGVVTARDLLSEKPVRVANARGVRRHELEVRDVMTPLDQMEAMDMADVAAARVGHVIATLEQCGRQHAIVFEKSATDGRQTLRGIFSASQIARQLGVDLTTHEVARTFAEIEAAFAGV
- a CDS encoding ATP synthase subunit I, whose protein sequence is MIDSDKQRISRIDLPQGIPPLIRWILARQAGLAGVVAVVAWGLAGGNAAASALAGGACGVLPNLAYAWRAIRNVGLAGEGAPANALRAQMAGEAYKFMATFALFALIFVFYKKVAALPLFLGYTSTFAIYWVALVKQR
- the atpB gene encoding F0F1 ATP synthase subunit A, with protein sequence MSSAEGVLTTTGYIAHHLTNLRVGSGFWTFHLDTLIVSGLLGLAVFGGMALVARRATSGVPAGWQNLVEMAVSLVDKQVKDTYHGKSELVTPLAITIFVWVFVMNAMDLIPVDFLPIAAGAAGVHYLKVVPTTDPNLTFAMSLSVFFIMIWMNFSVKGFGGFMHEVFSVPFGLKLAPVNFLFRVIEDIAKPISLALRLFGNMYAGEMVFILIALLGIWQLPLALPWALFHILIITLQAFVFMMLTIVYMSMASESH
- the atpE gene encoding F0F1 ATP synthase subunit C, encoding MELATVLSNTAIAVAILIGCGALGTAIGFGILGGRFLEGAARQPEMIPTLQVKMFIVAGLLDAVTMIGVGIALFMLFANPFIALVSH
- a CDS encoding F0F1 ATP synthase subunit B, translating into MSINATLIGQAIWFAIFIWITMKFVWPPLQKAMADRQQQIADGLAAAERGRHDLELATRRSAEALREAKEKSADVIAQAERRGQQIIEEAKIAARGEADKVVAAASAEIEMEVQHARQALRERVAELAVAGAEKILRREVDAAAHAGMLAALKTEL
- a CDS encoding F0F1 ATP synthase subunit delta, producing the protein MAEIATIARPYAEAAFRLARERGRLSEWSEILNCMAKVADAARALIGHPNVAAREIESLFGSVCGSTDDEAGNLLRLLIENGRLSCLPEIAEQFEALKRQDSGIQEAAIYSAFPMDDAQAQSIKALLEDRFRTPLRMSVTVAPELIGGIKAVVGDQVLDTSVRGKLDAMAAALNS
- the atpA gene encoding F0F1 ATP synthase subunit alpha, coding for MQLNPSEISELIKSKIQNLQGAAEVRTQGTVVSVTDGICRVHGLADVMQGEMLEFPGNTFGMALNLERDSVGAVVLGDYEHITEGDTVKTTGRILEVPVGPELIGRVVNALGQPIDGKGPINAKATDKIEKVAPGVIWRKSVSQPVQTGLKSIDSMVPIGRGQRELIIGDRQTGKTAVAIDTIINQKGKDLICIYVAIGQKASSIMNVVRKLEEFGAMENTIVVAASASESAAMQFIAPYSGCTMGEYFRDRGQDALIIYDDLTKQAWAYRQISLLLRRPPGREAYPGDVFYLHSRLLERAARVSQEWVEKYTNGAVRGKTGSLTALPVIETQAGDVSAFVPTNVISITDGQIFLETDLFNAGIRPAINAGISVSRVGGAAQTKVIKKLGGGVRLALAQYRELAAFAQFASDLDEATRKQLERGRRVTELMKQLQYSPLSVAEMAVSLFAINQGYLDDVEVGRLLAFEAELHRTMKAKYGVLMDKIESSKELDKDGEAQLAAAVAEFKADWT
- the atpG gene encoding F0F1 ATP synthase subunit gamma; protein product: MAGGKEIRTKIKSVQNTRKITKAMEMVAASKMRKAQERMRAARPYSEKIRRLAANLSAANLSDYRHPFLGKRTPGAEATGGAGLILVTADKGLCGGLNTNVLRMVLGEMRKWEAAGASDIRVTCIGGKGLGFMQRMGASVVSNATHLGDTPHLEKLIGPVKLMVDAFQSGELGVVYIAYTRFINTMKQEPVVEQLLPLTGERLGTPEGSWDYLYEPEARVVIDELLVRYVEALIYQAVAENMASEQSARMVAMKSATDNAGTVIKELQLIYNKARQAAITKEISEIVGGAAAIAG
- the atpD gene encoding F0F1 ATP synthase subunit beta, with protein sequence MSQGNIVQCIGAVVDIQFPREAMPKVFDALVLDDADMGNAEADLTFEVQQQLGDGIVRTIAMGSSDGLRRGMKVRGTGTAISVPVGHATLGRIMDVLGRPIDEAGPIGTDARRAIHQKAPKFEELSPATELLETGIKVIDLICPFAKGGKIGLFGGAGVGKTVNMMELINNIAKQHAGLSVFAGVGERTREGNDFYHEMKESNVLDKVGMVFGQMNEPPGNRLRVALTGLTMAEAFRDEGRDILFFVDNIYRYTLAGTEVSALLGRMPSAVGYQPTLADEMGRLQERITSTKVGSITSIQAVYVPADDLTDPSPATTFGHLDATVVLSRDIASLGIYPAVDPLDSTSRQVDPNVIGEEHYSTTRKVQATLQRYKELRDIIAILGMDELSPEDKLSVSRARKIQRFLSQPFFVAEVFTGSAGKYVTLKETIKGFRMIVEGECDNLPEQAFYMVGGIEEAFEKAKTLQ